The genomic interval CACCTCCAGAAAGTTGAGTTTCGGGAAGGAAATGTTCGGGAGGCCGCGCGGGATGCCGCCGAATTTCGAACCGATGGTCGGAACATCGATTTGAAAAACCGCGACCAGTACGGTCGTCACAACGACCGCCACAATCGAGGCGGGCACGCGGCGCCACGCCTTCGGCCAGAGCATCAGGATCGCCAGCGCCAGCACGCCGAGCCCCACCGCGGGCCACTGCGTCTGTGCGAGGTTTTGGGCGATGGCCGAGACTTGCTCGGGTGTGTGCGCGGGCATCTTCACCGTCAATCCGAGGAACTCCTTGAGTTGGCCGACGAAGACGATCACGGCGATCCCGCTGGTGAAGCCGGACGTGACGGGGTAGGGGATAAATTTGATCAGGTTGCCGAGCTTGAGCGCGCCCATCGCCACCAGCATGACGCCCGCCATGATCGTTGCCACCACCAGCCCGTCGTAACCGTACCTGGCCACGATCGCAAAGAGGATCGGCACAAACGCGCCCGTCGGCCCGCCCACCTGCACAAGGCTGCCGCCGAGCGCGGAAATAACAAAACCGGCGATGATCGCCGTCCACAATCCACGCGATGGCTCGACGCCGGAAGCGATGGCAAATCCGATAGCCAGCGGCAGCGCCACCACGCCGACAGTCACGCCCGCCGCGAGGTCGGACAAAAAGGTGGCGCGATTGTAGCCGTGTAGCGCGTCAAATAATTTGGGACGAAAAACCAACATCTAGTTGAGAGTAGTAACAGACACGAGACGCTGCGCAAGGGAAAAACAAGCACACTCAGACGTCGAAGATCACGGTGGCGCGCCAAGAGGTGTTGGGCAGTTGCTCGACGCGCAATTGGTGGTAGGTGACGGCTTTGATTTCTTCGGTGGTCTGCGAGCGGGTGAAGTCGATGGGCCCGCCACGCAGCATGGCTTTCAAACCCTGGGAATTGAGATGAAGGAATTCAAAATCATCGTAGAGGACGTGGTTGGATTCCACTTCGTAGAGCAATTCCGAGAGCCAATCGTGCAGGAGGTCCTCCGGTGAACCAGCTTTTAGGTCCACGGATCGTTGGCCGGCAGTTCCCGATTTCTGCAGCGACCCGAACGCCTCGAAAAGCGCCGCGGCGGCATTGCGGAACAATTCTTCCAGCGTTCCGCCATAAATGTGGGCGCCGATGTCCGCCGTGTGCTCAAAAAACTCGAACCGCTCAGCCATCCTTCGATTGTGCCCACCGCGCCTTGCGCTCCGCAATCAGTTTGTCGAATTTTTCCTGCTGGTCGGGCCGAAGCACGACGCGCACTTTGGCTTCGGAGCGGGTGAGAATGTCTTCCACCTGGGGTTGGATCTGTTTGCGAACGACTTTCATCTCCTGCTGGCCCTCGGCGACGATGGTGCGCAACTGGACACGCTGGTCGCGGTCCAGCCGCAGTTCCCAGCTCAGCCGGCGGACGATCATATCGGCCATCATTTGGTCGCCATGCCCGTGCACAAGGCGGTGGCGGACCACGGCGATAGTGGTGATGCTCCCGGCCAATCCACCCAGCACGAAGACCACAATGACGCCGACGATTGCTTTCCAGTTCTTCATTGTGATCCTCCTGTCACATAGGTCGCCAGGGCATTTTCTTCGTGATCGCCGGCGATCGCGCTTTGGAGGTCGGTGATGTTAGAACCGGCATATGTCCACACCCCGAGCGCCACGACGATGGCGGCGAATGCGGGAACCAGTTTCCAAGCGAACGCATACCACGGCACGGCCTGTTCCCGTTCCGTGCGCAAGTGGGCCATCAAGCGCGTCTCAAAGCCGTACTCGGCGCGCGACGTGTCAGGTTTGACCCCGCGCGCGGCGGCGAACAGTTTATTCAGTTGGTCATCGTTCATGGCTTGCCTCTAGAATCTTTTTCAGGGCCTGACGCGCGCGAAACGCGCGCACCTTTACGTTCGACTCGCTCCAACCCGTCAGCTCCGCCGTATCGCGCACGGACCTTTCCTCTAGCTCCAGCAGCGTAATCACCAGTCGTTCGTCCGCCGAGAGCCGGGCCATCGCCCATTGCAGGACCTCGGCCGCGTCACGGGCGCTGACATTGTCCCGCACTCCGATCTCGATTCCGTCGAGGGACACGTTCTCCCGGTCACGCCGGGTCTTGCGCAGGAAATCGTAACAGGCGTGCACGGCGATGCGCGAGACCCAGTGCTCGAACGGGGCCTCACCGCGGAAGCTGTTCAACTTCTGATACGCTTTCACGAAGATCTCCTGGCAAATATCGTCGAGTTCGTGGTCGTTGCGCGCAAAGCGGGCCGCGATGCCGAAGACCTTGCGCTTGTGCCGCCGCACCAACTCCGCGAACGCCTCATCGTCGCCCGCGAGGGTGGACTGAATGAGGAGTTTGTCCGTCGGTTCATCGATGGCGGCGCTCATCGCGCGACCATTATTAATCTGCCGCGATGCGATTGGCAACTCGATGAAGGAATCCATCAATGCGCGCGTCAACATTGACCTGCATGTCCTTGAGTTTTTGCAGTTGGCCCGGCGTGAGCACGGCGCGGATGTCGTGCGAAACATGGGCGCGCTGCACCGCCAGGTCGGCCTCCAGCGAGGCGACTTTCGCGGCCTGCGCGCGGATCGCGGTCTCATCGATGGTCTCCGCGCGGATGGCGTCACGCAATGCGCGCCGCTCGGCCACGACCTGTTCGATCAGCGGCCCGACAGTTGGCTGGTATTTGTGGAGGATGGTCTTCACTTCCGCTTCCTGGTCGGACGTCACGCCAAGCTGCGCGAGTCTTCGTGCGAAACGACCCTTGCTGAGGCCCACGTCGTTGGTGGTGTCCGCGTGCGCGAGGAACGCGAAGAAGCCGCCCACTGTAGCTACGGCGACCGCGCCCGCGGCGATCAATGCTTTTGTATGTGCCTTCATTTTCTTGTACCCCTTTCACCAGTACAAGACGCGGCAAGGGCGGGGAAGGTTACATGAAAGGTCAACCGTCGTGCTCGTCATGCCGAGTAGTCTTAACGCCCTGCTCATGCTGCAGGCGCAACTGGCCGCAGGCGGCGTTGATGTCGGTGCCTTTCTCCAGGCGGAGGGTGCTCGTGATGCCGTGCGTTTGCAGCGTGTGCTGGAACATCTTGCAGCGGTCGCGGTCGGGTCGCTTCCAGAGGAGGCCCTCGACGGGGTTGCAGGGGATGAGGTTGACCTTGGCGCGCAGGCGACGGGCGGCAGCGCCGAGTTTGTGCGCCTGCTCGAGGGAATCGTTTACGCCTTCGATGAGGATGTACTCGAATGTCATCATGCGCTTCTTCGTATTCACGTAGTAGTCGCAGGCGTCGAGGAGTTCTTTCAGTGGATATTTCTTGTTCACGGGCATGATCTTCTCGCGGACTTCATCAGTCGCACCATGCAGCGAGACAGCGAGGCGAAGCTGCATCGGTTCGTCGGCGAGCTTTTTGATCTGCGGCACGAGACCGACGGTGGACACCGTGATCTTTCGCGCGCCGACGCCGAGGCCCCACGGCGCGTTGATGATCCGTAACGCACGCATCAGGTTGTCGTAATTGGCCAGCGGTTCGCCCATGCCCATGACGACGATGTTGTTGACCTTTTCGCCGCTGAGCTTTTGGACCTGCAAGACCTGATCTACGATCTCGGCGGCTGTGAGGTTGCGCTTGATGCCGTCAAGGCCGCTCGCGCAGAACTTACAGCCGTACGCGCAGCCGACCTGTGTGGAAACGCAGACGGTGTGGCGGTCGCTGCTGCTGGTCAACCCGGGGGTGGCGGGAATCAGTACGGTTTCGATGAGCGAGTGGTCGCGGAGTTGAAAGAGGAATTTTTCCGTCGTGTCGGTGGCATTTCGCGTCTTGAGCGCGTGCACGGCGTCCAAGGTAAAGCTGTCGGCCAGCTTTTGCCGCAAAGGGGCGGACAGGTTGCTCATCCCCGCGAACGACTCGGCCCGTTTCTCATAGACCCATTGCAGAATCTGGTCGGCGCGATACGCCGGTTCGCCAAGGTCGCGGAGGCGCTGGCCCAGTTCCTCGCGTCCCAGCGATTTGAAGTCTGCTTTGATGCTCATATTTTGTTGGCCTTAAGTTCCGGCAACGAATAATGCGTACCACGCCAGTCAATCCCATTGTTCCACAGCGTTTTCAGCGTGGCGCGCCAGATAATGTACTGAAACAACAATGCCGTAACCGGGAAGCCCACGCAATGCCAGCGTTTCGCCCCGTGACAATGCGCGTTGTCCATGTACAGCGCTGCGAGCGCGACGACGATCGCGAGGTTCAGCCACCAGGTCGCGCCGTTAGTGATCACCAACGCCACAAGCGGCCAGACAAACACGACGAGTTGAGCGATGCTGGAAGCCACGACGATAGCAAGATTGTATTCGACGCCCGCGAAGGTGTTCTTTTCCAGGCCACGAATCAATTCACCCACCGAACTGTACCATTCAACTGTGATGAGCCCGTCGCTAAGAACGACGTCCTGATGGAAACCGTGTTTCTTGAGCAGCTTGCCGAGTTTCATGTCATCGTCCGGCCGCATCGCGATTGCCCGATGACCGCCGATGGCGCGGTAGGCTTCAGCACGCACGAGGTTGAATGCGCCGATGCCGATATGCCGCGGGCTTTTTGGATCACGCGCTTTCCACGGTTTGGCGTACAGACCGAAGAACAGAGCGAACGCTCCGCCGAACATGCCCAGCAAGAGGCCAGGCATTTGCAGGTGCGGTGTGATGGCCAGGTGGTCGAGTTCTTCGTGGTGCAGGTAGTTGACAGCGCGGCTGATGACCGAACGTTCCATCACCACATCGGCATCCGTAAAGAGAATCAAGTCGCCCGTCGCGCGTTCCGCCCCAAAATGCTGGGCGTGATTCTTGCCGAGCCAGCCTTTGGGCAATTCCATAATGCGAACGACATATATGCGCGAGTCCTTGTTCGCCAGGCGGTCGAGAATCGTTCCGGTTTCGTCCGTGGAACGATCATCGACGACGATGAATTCAAGGTTTGGGTAGTCCTGCGCGAGGATGGATTGCAATGCCTTCTCGATCTTGCGCACTTCGTTGCGGGCGGCGATGACGATCGAAACCTTCGGCGGCTTGCTGCCTTGAAATGGCGCGATAGACCCCAGGTGCGACAACGAACGGTTGCCATGGGCAAACTCGACGGCCGTCGCCAACACCGAGAGGAGCGTTACCAGTGCGAGCCAAAATAAGAATACTGACACGGATGGATATTAGCAGAATCCAAGAAGACGTGAAGGAAAGCGGCGAAAGGACCAAATGATTTCTTCGGAGGGGGAGGTGGTCTTGCGGGCATCACCGGGGACGCCAAGTTTCGACGCCACCAGTGAAGCCCGCAAATATGGAACCAACATTACTTCTTCTTCTTGCCACCCTTCTTCTTGCCTTTTTTCTTCGCTGCCATTCCACCTCACCCCCATTCCGCTCCGAGAAGAGCTACTGCACGCTACCATGAACCTGCGCGCGCAATTACACCAGCACAAAGAAACGAAAGCCAGAGAATTTTTTCGACAAATTTTTTGGCGGAAGGCGCAAATAAAAATCACACGATCATTTCGAGTTCACAAACTTCATTGCGACCTCTGCGTTCCTTCACCGTGTTGGCCTGATGTCCACTCCTGTGTCGTGACAAGTGTCAGGTGTGACTTCATACATTTCGACTCTGCATCAATCGGTCTGTCCGTTGGAAAGTAACGCCGCAACTCGATGGGATTCAGATTCGAGAGCCACCTGAAGGGGCGACTTTCCGTTTTCGTCTCTGGCGTTGGTATCTGCACCATGGGCAATCAGGATTCCACCAACGTCCACGTGATTATACTGTGCCGCATCATGCAGCGGAGTCGAGCCTTCTCGTGCTCGCGCATTGACATTGGCACGGTGCGCGAGCAGGAGTTCTGCGAGGGCGCCATTACCGTGGAGGGCTGCGATATGGAGTGGCGTAACGCCTGCCGTTGTCCCCATGTTGGCATCGGCTTCATATTCTAGGAGCAGACGAACCAGTTCGATGCGACCTTCACGATTTGCTTCATAAAGAGGGGTTATCCCATCCTCATCCGCAGCGTTAACCTGAGCACCACTCGCCAAGAATAGTGCCGCCGTGGCACCACTACCATTCTTCGCCGCCCAATGGAGCGGTGTGACGCCCCGATGATCTCTGACGTTAATCTGTGATCCGTTCTTGAGAAGGATTGCCGCCACCCTCTTGGCATTTGTCCACGCGGCAAGGAAGATCGGCGTTCGCCCTGAATCATCTCGGGCGTTCACATCAGCTCCGCGTGCCAGCAAGAGGTTCGCGACAGCTGCTTGGTTGTGGAGAGCTGCCTTGTGTAAGGCGGTCTCGCTTTGGTTATTCTTCGCATCGACTTCGGCTCCTCTATCCATCAACAATCGAGCGATTTTTTTTGAGCCATTTCGACCAGCGGCTAGGTGGAGGGGCGACCAACCAAGACCATCACGAACATTCACTTTTGCCCCGCGTGTGAGGAGAAACTTCACGACATCACTTCGACCTTCCCCGGCTGCGCAGCGCAGAGGTGTCACACCAACGGGACCTCTGGCTTCGATCAACGTGTGGTCATTACCAATCTGTTTTCGCACGGTGGCAAGATCGCCGCGTTCAGCGGCCTCGTGGATCGATAGTGGACTGGCCCGCTGAATGAACTTTGTTGTTCCTGTGTCGAAACACCCTGCGTAATTATTACCATCGTCGGGGACATACATCTTGCCGTCGCGGATGAAGAACTGGCCAAATTCGATACCGCCGGTTTCCGAGGACTCGCAGGCAGTTTGATACGTCCACAGTTCTTTACTGGGGAGAGAGGAAATGACCTGGATGACAGTCTGGACGTACTCTGGGCAACAGATGCGTGCGGAATATATGCCACCGCAATGGTGCCAAGTCCCACCCCAATCGTCCATAACTTCAAAGTCATGCTGCTTGCCGCGGGGATCGTCTTTCCAGAGCTTGGAGAGTGCCTGTCGAAGTGAACCATCAAACTGATCAAATTCAGCTTCGTGCATCTCCTTGGTGAGCGCGGAAGTGTATTCGACCTTGGCGAACGCCTTCTCGTATTCCTTCTGATAGTCGTCTTCGCCGAGAATGACTATTTCAAAGCTTGATGGCATGGCAAACCCGGGGTTTCGCCGCCTCTCGTCGAGAAGCTCGGGCGGCGAGACTCATCCGCAAAGATAAATGATAAGCGGATGACGCGGATGTGGCAAGAATGGAAGACGGCCGACGCGATGGCCGCCTTCCCACGGACAACACGACGGGAATTCCTCGACGAGCTCGGAATGACGAAACCCCGGCTACTTCTTGTTGCTCTTATCGGCTTCCGCTGATTCCGCTTCTTGTTCCTGCTGTTCGCTGATGACGCGGGCGATGGCGACCAGTTTGTCGCCCTGATTGAGGTCGATGAGTTTGACGCCCTGGGTATTTCTACCCGCGATCCGGATGTCCTTGCAACTGGTGCGGACGGTCTGGCCCTGAGAGGTGGAGAGCATGATCTCATCGGTGTCGGTGACGCTAAGAGCACCGACCACGCTGCCGACCTTGTCAGTCGTCTTCATGGTGATGATGCCCTTACCACCGCGGGACTGAACGCGATATTCGTCAAATGGGGTGCGCTTGCCGATGCCGTGTTCGCCGGCGACGAGGAGCGTGGCATTCGTATCGACGATTTCAACGCCAATAACGTAGTCACCCTTCTCCGGGCGGATGCCCCAGTTGCCGACGGAAGCGCGGCCCATGTCGCGAGCTTCATCTTCGTGGAATCGGATGCTCATGCCGTCTTTCGTGACGAGTACGATTTCATTATTGCCGCTTGTGAGTTTCACGCCGATCAGGCGGTCGCCCTGTTCGATCTTGATGCCGATGACGCCACCCTTGCGCGGATTGGCGTATTCGCCCAGGTTGGTCTTCTTCACGATCCCGACCTTGGTCGCCATGAAGAGATACTGTTTGTCGGTGAACTCCTTGACGCGAATAAGCGCGGAGACTTTTTCCTCAGGACGAAGTTGGAGGAAATTCGCGAGGCTCTTGCCTTTCGCGGCGCGTCCCATCTCGGGCAACTCGTACACTTTCTCGACGTACACACGTCCTTCCTCTGTAAAGAACATAATGTAATCGTGAGTGGAGCAGGTGAAGAGGTGTTCGATGAAGTCCTCTTCGCGTTGTTCCATGCCCATCACGCCCTTACCACCGCGACGTTGCGAGCGGTAGGCGCTGACAGCGGTGCGCTTGATGTAACCCTGGTGCGAGATGGTGACGATACAAGCTTCATTGACGATGAGGTCTTCGATGTTGATCTCGCCTTCGTCAGCCACAATGTCGGTGCGCCGCGCGTCACCATATTTCTCTTTGACTTCGAGCAGCTCGGTCTTCACGACGGCCATAAGCTTTTTCTCGCTGGCCAACAGGCTCTTCAAGTATTCGATACTCTTGATGATCGCGAGGTACTCTTCCTCGATCTTGTCGCGTTCGAGTCCGGTGAGCTGGTAGAGGCGCATCTCGAGGATCGCATTGCACTGGACCTCGGACAGCTTGAACTTGTCGATCAATTTCTTCTTCGCGTCCTCACGGTCGTCGGCGTTACGGATGATCTTAACGACGGCGTCGATATTATCGAGCGCGATGCGGAAACCTTCGAGAATGTGGGCGCGCTCCTCGGCCTTCTGCAATTCGAACTTCGTGCGCCGGGTAATGACTTCACGGCGATGTGCGATATAGCACTCGATCATCTGCTTGATATTCATGATCCGCGGCCGACCGTGGTCGATCGCAAGCATGATGACGCCGAAGCTGTCCTCGAGTTGCGTGTGCTTATAGAGGTTGTTGATGACGACCTTCGGGATGGCGTCGCGCTTCAACTCGATGACGACGCGGATGCCGTCCTTGTTGGATTCGTCACGAATGTCGCTGATGCCATCGAGCTTCTTCTCGTTGACGAGTTGCGCGGTGCGCTCGATGAGCGAGGCCTTGTTGACGTTGTACGGGATCTCGGAAATGATCAGGCGCTCTTTACCGCCCTTGACCTCCTCGACGCCGATGCGACCACGAATTTTAAGGCTGCCGCGGCCGGTGAGCAGGTAGTCCTTGATGCCCTGCTTGCCACAGATAAGACCCCCCGTCGGGAAATCGGCGCCCTTGACGAATTTTGCCACATCCTTGACGTCGGTCTCCGGGTTGTCGATCAGTGCGCAACAGGCGTCGATGATTTCGGTGAGATTGTGCGGCGGAATATTCGTGGCCATACCGACCGCAATGCCCGTGCTGCCGTTGACCAAGAGATTCGGGATGCGCGCGGGTAGGACAACCGGTTCCACTTCCTTCTCGTCAAAATTGGGTTGAAAATTGACCGTGTCCTTGTCGAGGTCGGCGAGCAATTCTTCCGCGATCTCCTTGAGGCGGCATTCGGTATAGCGGTAGGCTGCGGCGGGATCGCCATCGATCGAGCCGAAGTTACCCTGACCGTCGATGAGCGGATAACGCATCGCAAAATCCTGCGCCATGCGGACGAGCGTGTCGTAAACGCTGGCATCGCCGTGCGGGTGATACTTGCCGAGCACTTCACCGACAACCTTGGCGCACTTGGAGTAGGAGCGGTTATGCAACAAGCCGATTTGACGCATCGCGTAGAGCACGCGTCGATTGGAGGGTTTCAAGCCGTCGCGCGCATCCGGCAGGGCACGCCCGACTATGACCGACATCGAGTAATCGATGTAGGCCTGCTGCATCTGCTCGCTGATGTTGACCGGCGTGACCTTTTCGTTTTGAGCGTACATAGTTAAATCCTACTGTT from Verrucomicrobiia bacterium carries:
- a CDS encoding ankyrin repeat domain-containing protein; its protein translation is MPSSFEIVILGEDDYQKEYEKAFAKVEYTSALTKEMHEAEFDQFDGSLRQALSKLWKDDPRGKQHDFEVMDDWGGTWHHCGGIYSARICCPEYVQTVIQVISSLPSKELWTYQTACESSETGGIEFGQFFIRDGKMYVPDDGNNYAGCFDTGTTKFIQRASPLSIHEAAERGDLATVRKQIGNDHTLIEARGPVGVTPLRCAAGEGRSDVVKFLLTRGAKVNVRDGLGWSPLHLAAGRNGSKKIARLLMDRGAEVDAKNNQSETALHKAALHNQAAVANLLLARGADVNARDDSGRTPIFLAAWTNAKRVAAILLKNGSQINVRDHRGVTPLHWAAKNGSGATAALFLASGAQVNAADEDGITPLYEANREGRIELVRLLLEYEADANMGTTAGVTPLHIAALHGNGALAELLLAHRANVNARAREGSTPLHDAAQYNHVDVGGILIAHGADTNARDENGKSPLQVALESESHRVAALLSNGQTD
- a CDS encoding Spy/CpxP family protein refolding chaperone yields the protein MKAHTKALIAAGAVAVATVGGFFAFLAHADTTNDVGLSKGRFARRLAQLGVTSDQEAEVKTILHKYQPTVGPLIEQVVAERRALRDAIRAETIDETAIRAQAAKVASLEADLAVQRAHVSHDIRAVLTPGQLQKLKDMQVNVDARIDGFLHRVANRIAAD
- the gyrA gene encoding DNA gyrase subunit A translates to MYAQNEKVTPVNISEQMQQAYIDYSMSVIVGRALPDARDGLKPSNRRVLYAMRQIGLLHNRSYSKCAKVVGEVLGKYHPHGDASVYDTLVRMAQDFAMRYPLIDGQGNFGSIDGDPAAAYRYTECRLKEIAEELLADLDKDTVNFQPNFDEKEVEPVVLPARIPNLLVNGSTGIAVGMATNIPPHNLTEIIDACCALIDNPETDVKDVAKFVKGADFPTGGLICGKQGIKDYLLTGRGSLKIRGRIGVEEVKGGKERLIISEIPYNVNKASLIERTAQLVNEKKLDGISDIRDESNKDGIRVVIELKRDAIPKVVINNLYKHTQLEDSFGVIMLAIDHGRPRIMNIKQMIECYIAHRREVITRRTKFELQKAEERAHILEGFRIALDNIDAVVKIIRNADDREDAKKKLIDKFKLSEVQCNAILEMRLYQLTGLERDKIEEEYLAIIKSIEYLKSLLASEKKLMAVVKTELLEVKEKYGDARRTDIVADEGEINIEDLIVNEACIVTISHQGYIKRTAVSAYRSQRRGGKGVMGMEQREEDFIEHLFTCSTHDYIMFFTEEGRVYVEKVYELPEMGRAAKGKSLANFLQLRPEEKVSALIRVKEFTDKQYLFMATKVGIVKKTNLGEYANPRKGGVIGIKIEQGDRLIGVKLTSGNNEIVLVTKDGMSIRFHEDEARDMGRASVGNWGIRPEKGDYVIGVEIVDTNATLLVAGEHGIGKRTPFDEYRVQSRGGKGIITMKTTDKVGSVVGALSVTDTDEIMLSTSQGQTVRTSCKDIRIAGRNTQGVKLIDLNQGDKLVAIARVISEQQEQEAESAEADKSNKK
- a CDS encoding glycosyltransferase family 2 protein; amino-acid sequence: MSVFLFWLALVTLLSVLATAVEFAHGNRSLSHLGSIAPFQGSKPPKVSIVIAARNEVRKIEKALQSILAQDYPNLEFIVVDDRSTDETGTILDRLANKDSRIYVVRIMELPKGWLGKNHAQHFGAERATGDLILFTDADVVMERSVISRAVNYLHHEELDHLAITPHLQMPGLLLGMFGGAFALFFGLYAKPWKARDPKSPRHIGIGAFNLVRAEAYRAIGGHRAIAMRPDDDMKLGKLLKKHGFHQDVVLSDGLITVEWYSSVGELIRGLEKNTFAGVEYNLAIVVASSIAQLVVFVWPLVALVITNGATWWLNLAIVVALAALYMDNAHCHGAKRWHCVGFPVTALLFQYIIWRATLKTLWNNGIDWRGTHYSLPELKANKI
- a CDS encoding RNA polymerase sigma factor, which encodes MDSFIELPIASRQINNGRAMSAAIDEPTDKLLIQSTLAGDDEAFAELVRRHKRKVFGIAARFARNDHELDDICQEIFVKAYQKLNSFRGEAPFEHWVSRIAVHACYDFLRKTRRDRENVSLDGIEIGVRDNVSARDAAEVLQWAMARLSADERLVITLLELEERSVRDTAELTGWSESNVKVRAFRARQALKKILEASHER
- a CDS encoding archease, which produces MAERFEFFEHTADIGAHIYGGTLEELFRNAAAALFEAFGSLQKSGTAGQRSVDLKAGSPEDLLHDWLSELLYEVESNHVLYDDFEFLHLNSQGLKAMLRGGPIDFTRSQTTEEIKAVTYHQLRVEQLPNTSWRATVIFDV
- the rlmN gene encoding 23S rRNA (adenine(2503)-C(2))-methyltransferase RlmN, which gives rise to MSIKADFKSLGREELGQRLRDLGEPAYRADQILQWVYEKRAESFAGMSNLSAPLRQKLADSFTLDAVHALKTRNATDTTEKFLFQLRDHSLIETVLIPATPGLTSSSDRHTVCVSTQVGCAYGCKFCASGLDGIKRNLTAAEIVDQVLQVQKLSGEKVNNIVVMGMGEPLANYDNLMRALRIINAPWGLGVGARKITVSTVGLVPQIKKLADEPMQLRLAVSLHGATDEVREKIMPVNKKYPLKELLDACDYYVNTKKRMMTFEYILIEGVNDSLEQAHKLGAAARRLRAKVNLIPCNPVEGLLWKRPDRDRCKMFQHTLQTHGITSTLRLEKGTDINAACGQLRLQHEQGVKTTRHDEHDG